DNA from Granulicella cerasi:
GGACTTTGGCCGTCACATGACGGGCTACTTCAGCTTCGATATCGAAGGCGTCGGGCTGAACATCGATTCCCCGGCACGCCTGGAGCTGCGCTTCGGTGAGGTTCCGGGCGACATTGCCGAGCCCTTCTACCCGTACCACGGTTCGCTTTCGGAGTCGTGGCTGCCCATCGATTCGGTGGACATTGAGAACCTTCCGCAGACGCATAAGATCGAGCGCCGCCACGCGTTTCGCTGGGTGCAGATCAAGGTGGTGTCGAACTCGAATGCATACAAGGTGCGGTTGAAGAACTTCCGCGCGAAGGCGATCACTGCGGCGAAGAAGACGCCGCCGCCTGCGCCCGCAAGCGCGCCGGAGATGCTCCGTCGCATCGACGAGGTGAGTCTGGCTACGCTGCGCGATTGCATGTTGACAGTGTTCGAAGATGGCCCGCGTCGCGATCAGCGTCTGTGGCTGGGTGACCTGCGGGTGCAGGCGCTGGTGAACTACGTTTCGTTCCAGAACTATGAGCTGGTGAAGCGTTCGATCTATCTGCTTGCGGCGTTTCCGGAGGACAGCGGCCTGCTGCGCGCGTGTGTGTTTGAGAAGCCGGAACCGCATCGCTCCAACAACACGATCCTCGACTATGCCGCGTTGTTTGTGCCGACGCTGCTGGAGTATGCGCATGCGTCGGGCGACGTGGCGACGGCGAAGGACCTCTATCCCGTGGCCAAGCTGCAGCTCGAGTTGCTGAGCAAGAATGTGAACGCCGAGGGACTGTTCGTAGACCCGAAGAACATCTGGATCTTCATCGACTGGCGCAAGGACCTGGACAAGACAGGTTGCGTGCAGGGCGTGATGATCTACAGCTACCGCAAGGCGATTGAGCTGGCGAAGCTGACAGGGCATCACGAAGATATCGCGGGCTATGAGGAACGCATCCGGCTGATGACTGACGCGGCGGTGAAGAACTTCTGGGACAAGGAGCAGCGCGTGTTTGTCTCAGGGCCGAAGCGGCAGGTTTCGTGGGCGACGCAGGCGTGGCTGGGGCTCGCCGAGGTGGTGTCGAAAGAGGATGGCGCACATGCTCTGTTGACGGCCACGCAGTCGCCGGATGCGATCCCTCCGGCAGCGCCGTACCTGTATCACTACGTGACCGAGGCGATGATTCTGGGGGGCGAGAAGGACGCCGCGCTGAAGATGATGGACAGCTACTGGGGCGGGATGGTGCGGGTCGGCGCGGACACCTTCTGGGAGGTTTACGACCCGAAGAACTCCAAGGCCTCGCCATATGGTGATGTGCACATCAACAGCTTCTGCCATGCGTGGAGCTGCGGCCCGGCGTACCTGCTGCGCAAGTATTACTGGAACATGTCCGGCGGCAAGGTCTAGGCGCTCGGCCTAGACCTTCGGGAAGACGGTGAGGCGAAGTTCGGTGGAGCCGAGAGGCACAAGCCGCAACTTCGCCTTTGCGTTTTGGGCGTTCGCAGCGTCGCGGGGAGGCAGCGGAGGCGTAAGCCGATCGCCCGTGGCGTCCGCAGGATCTGCCGTGGTCCAGTGAGGAAGCGCGGTGGCCTGCACGGTGAGCGAGCAGGGGGGATGCATCCACGGATCGTCGACGTCAGCGGTGCGTTCTAGCTGCGGCGCGGGCTGCTCGTCGAGCGCGTAGTTCCACGCGGAGCGGGCGTGCGCGTCCCACGAGGGATAGGCGGCCGTGGTCCATTTCTCCACGACGTGGCTGGACCACTGCGCGTCGATCGGCAACGAGTACACAAGCGGGCCGCACTCGTAGGCCACGCCGCCGTCGATGGTGGTGAGCTGACGGGTCTTCATCGGCAGACGCAGGCGCACGAGGGTGCCTGCGGTGAAGCGGCGATGCAGCGTGATGAAGCCGTGCTCGATGGCAGGCATGGCGAGGTCGTGGCCGTTGAGGCTGAGTTGTGGCGCATCGCACCATGCGGGGATGCGAAGCTTCAGCCCAAAGGTCGTCGGCTTCTCCGGATGGATGAGAAACTCGATCGTGTCGGCAAAGGGGTAGCGCGTGCGCTGCTGCACGGTGACGCGGGTCTTCGCTTCGCCAAGGCGCGTGGTGACGGAGTTGGCGCCATAGAGGGTGGCGACGAGTCCGCCATCGGTTGTGGTCATCCACATGCGCAGGGCGTAGTTGGGAAAGAGGCGATGCACGTTGCCGCCGCAGCAGGCGGTGCCGCGGCCGGGGTTGGGTTGGTAAGCCATCCAGTAATTGCCGTGCTTCAGCTTGTTGTGGTTCGAGGTTTCGCTGGCGACGACCTGATTAGGACATGAGAAGTATTGCAGGCCCTTCCAGTCCTTGCGGATGGCGCCCATGCCGGCGTTGAAGCAGGCGCGCTCGATGCGGTCGGCCCACAGGCCGTCGCCGGTGGCCTCAAGCAGGTAGCCCCAGGTCCAGGTGTGGTCGGTGATGTCGCAGGTCTCGTGCGAATCGAGCGAGGTGGTGGCGCCGAAGTGCTCGGTGGTGGAGGGAATGCCGTCGACGAGCATGTGATGCGTAAAGATGCGCTGCTGCGCGGCCAGGGCGAACTTCAGGTACTCGGGATTACCGGTGTGCGCGTAGAGGATCGCGGGCAGCTTCGCCATTTCGGCGTAGGTGACTCCGTGCGCCTTGATGGGGCCGCCGCCGTAGACGGCTTCATGATTCAGGTCGGCTGCGTCGTGCGGCTTGCCGGTGACGTATCCGTGCCACGCGGGTTCGGCCATGGCGAGCAGCGCGGGGTTGCCGGTACGCTCGTAGCACCAGAGCATCGTCTCCACGTTGACGGTATTGCGCGCGGCGATGTCATAGCCATCCTGCGCGGAGAGATAGAAGGACGAGAGAATCTCCGGGATGTTCTGCAGGGTGCCATTGTCAGAGAGCACCGTGAGGGCGCGGAAGAAAATAGCGTGCGGCCAGCGGTTGTAGTCCTGCGCTCCGTCGCGCATGTACTGCGGGCCGAGGTAGCTACCGTTGGCATGTGAGAGCGTGTAGCGGATGCGCTGCAGGGCGCGGTCGAGCAGTTTGGCGTCGCCGGTAGTGAGTGCGCAACGCACGGCGCCATCAACCCAGTAGGCGACCTGCTCCCAGGGCCACCAGGAAGGGCATTGCTCCTCGCCCTGCCAGTAAGGCGCGTCGAAGGGCCAGGAGGTGTCTGCGAGCGCGTAGCCGAGGGTGTCGGCCTGCCGGTTCAAGTAGAGCTTCAGCCAGCCGTCCGCGGTGATAGCGTTTGCCGGAAGCTCTTTGAAGGCCGCGTGGTTGGTGGCGGCGGGCGCGGGCTGCGCGAGCGAAGGTTGCGCGATGGCCGCGTCGAGGACCGCGAGCAGGGAGAGCGATAGGAAGTCTCGGCGATGAATGTGCGTCATAGGAACACGAACCGCGGTGGAAGCGGCGGTTGCTGGAAACGTTACCACCCGCAAGGCAAAACAGTAAAGCGCCCCGACGTCGTTGGAGTGATTGCGCGGGGATCGTCGTCAGCGGGCAGGCGTGGGTAGAAGCTTGTCGCTGCCGGACGAGGCGAGCACGAGAGTTCTGATGGCTTCGACGTTGGAGAGGAGCATCGCGCCATGTGGCTTGGCATCGGCTTCGAGCGACTGCAACGACTGGGCCCGCCACGCATTGGTGGTGGGAAGCTTTCTCGTTACCGCATGCAGGGCTTCGACGCCGATGGAAGCTGCGTCCGACAGCGCGGACGATGATGCTGCGAGGTCGTCGGACAGGGCGGAGGCTGCGAGCAGCGGGCGGAGTCTGCTGTCGTTCTGCTGCCACAGGTGCAGGAGCGCTTCGGCTTGCGCGATCTCGTCGGCGGTTGCCTTCCCTTCGAGGATGCGCCGGCAGAGAGCGGTGAACTGTCGTCCCGTATCGCTCTCAGGGCTGATGGCGTCGACCATGCGGTTCAGCGGCGTGAAGGAAGTGTATTGCCCGAGATGAGCGCGATCGTGTTGTTTCGGCGGCTCCTCCACGTCGCCGAGAACGCGGAGGGGTGCTACGTCCTGACCATTCGCTATGCGAGCGAGCATCTCGTTGTAAGACGAGCGGTGGTGTAGACCGTAGAGTTCCAGCAGAGTCGAGAGTGACGCGAGCCTGCGATAGAAGTCGATGTCGTCGTCGAGCAACGCTGGCGGCGACCAAAGCCTCTCGGCTACAGCGGCGCCGCGCGGCCAGATTCGACTGTCGACGGTCTCGCTGGAGATGTATTCCGTCCACATAGCGGCTTCTCCACCAATGATGTGAGCCTGCTCTGACGGTGTTAGCTGCTTGACCTCACCGGCGAGAGGATCGATTGCGTGATGGCTGCTCGCCGAAAGGTTGAGGTCGAGGTAATAGCCTTTGGAGAGGATCGCGGCGTGGTTGCTGCCAGCAGCGGTCGCCAGTGATTTTGCTCCGTGCCAGGACTGGATCACGACGTCCGATGCGGTCTGGGGCTGAAGTATCTCTTCCCAGCCAACGGCCGTTTTGCCGTGCGCGGCGACGATCGTTTGCACACGGCTGGAGAAGTAGCCCTGCAACGCGCGATCGTCCGTAAGGTGATGCTCGCGCATGAACTCGCGAATACGCGGATTCGCATTCCACTCCTTGCCGTTACATTCATCGCCGCCGATGTGGAAGTACGCGTCGGGAAAGATCGCGGCCATCTCCGCCACCAGTTTGTCGATGAAGCGGAAGGTTTCTTCTCGCGTTGGATCGAGAGCGGGGTCGAAGATGCCCCATTTCCGTTCGATACGATACGGCCCATCGCTGCTGCCAAGCTCAGGATACGCGGCGAGGACTGCGCTGGTGTGACCCGGCATGTCGAACTCAGGAATGACACGAATGCCTCGGTCACGAGCGTATTCAACGACCTCGCGCATCTGCTGCTGCGTGTAGAACAGCCCGTCTGACGCGGCCTCTGTGAGATGCGGCAGGACGTGGCTCTCAGCTCGGAAGCCTTGATCGTCGGAGAGATGCCAGTGAAAGACGTTGAGCTTTACGGCTTCCATGCCGTCGAGGTTGCGTTCGATCACTTCGATCGGCATGAAGTGACGGCTTGTGTCGAGCATCAGTCCGCGCCAAGCGAAGCGGGGATGGTCTTCGATCGTACCGGCTGGGATGTAGAAGCCATGCGCATCCAGTTGCACGAGTTGCAACAACGTCTGCAGACCATGCATCGCGCCGAGCGGGTTCGCCGCCGTGATCGTGATGTTTGCGCCGGTGATTTCCAGCCGATAGGACTCATCCTCCGTTGCGGTTTGAGCGGGAGCGCTCGGTCCTGAGATCTTCAAGAGCAGCGTCGCGTTGGGGTGAGCGGCGTCCCACACCGTGATACCGGTGCGTCTCGAGAGCACGCGGAGGAATCGCTCCGTAGCGCGATGAAGCCGAGGCTCGTCGTAACCTTCAACCTTGGTCGCGAACCCGGGAGTGATGGCGAGATGCTCAGCGTTCAGATGCATCGCCGCAGGCAGAGGCATAAGCGCTTGCGGCGTTTGCGCATGCAGGCCCACTGCAAAGACCGTAAAGAAGAGGAGGCTGCGGATGGATCTACCAATGCGCTGCAAAGTTCGCCCAATCTGTGCTGTAGCTCGCGTATCCATCGCTGCCGGTTCCGTCGGTGGTGAGATAAACGATGGCGCCTCCGAGATAACTCGACGCCGCGGCGTCTACGTTCGCAAGGCCTGCGGTGACACCCGGAGCCGCATAGGCCGTGTTCTCTGCAACCGCGTAGTGGTTCGGAGGATTGTTCGGATACGCGGGCATCGCGAACAAGACCTTCACGCCGTTCGTAGGCGCGGTGTGGCTTCCGTCAGTCCAATATTCTCCGGACACAGCTTGAAGAATACTGACTGTCTGCGCTTGTATCCATGCCTGATAGTCACTGCCGGATTGAAGCTTGGTGTCGTATTCCATCGCTACGATGAGGTCTACGTGCCCGGCCATGTAGTAGTAGTAGGTCGGCGTCCAGAAGTAGGTGCTCGCGGTGGTGGTGCTGTATTGCGGCGCTGCGAATGCGGTCAGCTTGCTTGTGCCGACAGAGGTGCGTACTCCGTCCATCAACAGCTTGAGGTTGTTGAACTGCGTGGTTGCTGCAGTGCTCGTGCCGCCTGCTGGCTCGAAGTCCATGAAGACGCCGTCGAAGGTGCGATTGGCGCTGCTTACATAACTGCCGGAGGCCGTTGCGCTGGTGAAACGTCCGGCTTCGGTAGCGATGTTGCTGCGCACCGAGGAGCTGCTGACGTCAACGAACGAAGACCCGCTGAGAAGACTGCCGCTGAGATATGCGAAGACCTGAAATTTGTATCCGGGATTCGCTGCTTCCCACGCGGAGACAGCGTTGAGGAATGCGGTGACTTGAGGCGCTGCCGCGGACCCGTTCGTGAGCGTACCCGTGCTGCCGATGTTGCCGCAGATGACGAAGAGCCGGTTGGTGCCGTAGCTGAACTGCATGTTCGTCGCCATCGTGTTGAAGTTTGCGCTGATGAACGATGCCGTGGTGACGTAAGCGTGCCCGAGGAATGCGCCGTTGTTACGGTGCACAGGAGTGGCAGAGGGTGTCGTGCCGGTCGTGCCATCAGAGGCCAGCGCGTGGTTCGCTCCGCAACCGGTGAGAAGCAGTATGGACGAGATCACGAAACGTAAGTAGCGATGCATCGAGGAAAACTCCTTGTCTTACCGGGAGGATGAGGAATGCTGGAACGAGATCATGACGGCGGAGAAGGGAGCAAGCTGGTATTCGAAGTTTCTTCCTTCGCGGAGCTTTTGCGCCGATTGCGTAGCCGTGAAATCTCCTCGAGCGTCTACCTCAGCCGCTCCAAACTGGATGCCGGTGGTTGCGTCGACGGCGGGCGCTGATAGAGTCTGGCAAACGACCTCATCGTAACGCGCGGAAGCATCGATGGCGACGGCATGATGAGCCGCCGTCATATTGAAGAGGGCCATGCGTAAGCCGGAGCCGCCGAGCGACGCATACGCGATGAGGTTGTCTCCATCGCTTCCGCTCACTCGAACCAGCTTGCCGTTGGCCATCTTCGCGGCCAGCATCATGCCGTAGAAGATGGGGCGCGCGTGGAAGCCTTCTTGCTGCGATCCGGCGATTGGTGTGTAGTACGAGTCTGCCGCGCTGGCCTTCGCGACATCGTCTCCAGGAAGGGTGCCGCCGAGTGAAGCCTTGATCTGTCGCGCGCTGCCGCCGTGGAAGTTGATGCCCGAAAATCCAGCGGCAAGAAGGCGCAGCGTAAGCTCACCCGCCCAGAGTGCCGAAGCCATGGTGTTCGAAACTCCAGGCTTACCGCCGAGATAGCAGGAGTTGACCTCCGTCATGCGGTAGGGGAGGTGCGCCAGCTTACCCGCGCTCTGCATCACCGCAATCTCAGGAAGGATTTTCTTGTTGTGTAGCAGCGCTTCGATCGTGGACGCGGGGCTTGTGGGCGGACCTTCAGCGTAAAAATGATCCGTGATCTCAGCGAGCCGGTCGCCGAGGATCGGAGGGACTCGCTGCGCGAAGAGCTCCATCCACTCCCGCTCAGCGCCCATGTCCGGGCCGGAGACGCGAGAGTGCGGGACGCGCTTCAACACGGCTTGCGCGAAGGGTAGCCACTCGTCGATGTAGGCGCTGGCGTTCCAGGTTGTGGGGCGCAGCTTGTAGCGGATGTAGTTGTTCGGCTCATTGCCAATCTGAAAGTACTTCAGCTTGGTGCCGAGGATTTGCGCTACTTCTGCGGCCTCTTCGGCAACGCGCTCGGGCGTCGCTGTGCCGAGATTCAAACCGTAGATGCAGTTCCAGCCCGTGGCATCGAGAAAGCCCCGCAGGTTGCGCAGAGCCTGAGGCGTAATGGGCGTGAGCGTGGCGGGTTGTGTGGGCAGCGGCGTGTAGGCCGGTGGCGGCGTAGAAGGCGCCGCCTTGAAGTACGAGAACTCGCTTGTGTTTCCGCCGAGCCGCAGATTGCCGCTAGGGGAGAGCGTGCGGAACAAGCGGATCAGGCCGGTGTTTTGCGGCGAAAAGAACTCCGGTTCGCCGAGCTGAGTTGATTCGTAGCTGAGGCCCATGAAGTCATGCGGCATGGAGGCGATCACGTCGTCCGGATGCACGGTGAGGATGCTCGCGGGCTTGGTGGTTTCCGCGAGAAGATTACCGCGCAGCAGGGCAAGTGTCGCTGGCACGCCAACGAGGAATGTACGACGATCCATCGAGCTGGTCCTTTTCTTTTGGGCTCGTTAGAAGAGCAGTTTTGCGCCGACCTGCAGGGTGCGTACCGTGTTCGCTGTGCTGATCTGTCCGAAGAGCGATGAGCTGACGGTGCGGCCGTTCTGCGAGGGGGTGCTGTAGCTGGCGATGTTGAGAATGTTCGTCGCGTCGCCGCGCACTTCCAGGCGCGTCTTCCGCAGGAGAGGGAAGCTCCTCACCAGCGACATATCTACGTCGCGGAACGCGGGACCTTCGAGGAAGTTACGGGGCGAGCTCCCATCGACAGGCTTGCCGGTGGTGACTGCGTTCTGTGCGAACGCGGCTGTGTTGAACCAACGCGAAGGGAGCGGACGATCGACATGCGGGTCGCCGACGAGCTGTGCGCGATCGTAGCTGGACGAGCCATCGAGGTTGGCATCGACGCCGTTCAGGATGGTGAACGGCTGTCCGCTGCGCAACTTGGTGATGGCGGAGACCCGCCAGCCGTTGACGGTTGCGCGCACGAAACGATCGGCTGCACGGACGTGCGGATCCCAGATGAGCGAAATCGCGACAGAGTTGCGTGTGTCATTCGACGTGAGGCCACGCTCTGCCGAAAGCTTCGAGTAGTCCTGCGCGCCGGAGTTCGCCACCGCCTGCTGCAGATCGACGCTGGAGATGGACTTCGACCAGATGTAATAACCGGAGAACTGCAGGCCGAACGCAAGGCGTTGATTCACCGAGGCCTGCAGGCTGTGGTAGTTCGAACGCTGATCGGAATTGATCAGAGCGATCTGCCCGAACTTCGGGTTGGGTCGGCGTGCCAGCACGTTCGCTGAAGCGTTCGTCGCTGTTGCCGAAGGTACGGGGTAGTTTACGTCGGTCGCGAAGGGAAGGTCATGACCGAGTGAACCGACGTAGGCGACCTGAAGGCCGAGCGTCTTCGTCATCTGCTGCTGCACCGAGGCATTCAGCGCGATGGTGTACGGCGCGTTGTAGCCCAGAGCAACGCCGGTCATAGAAGCTCCGGTGACCCATCCACGCGAGAACGGGAAGGGGTTGCCACCGGTCAGATTGCGATACGGATCAGAGAGCGTGGCTCCCGTCGTCGTGGCCGCGTTGGTGAAGGTGAAGTTGAGGGAGTACGGCTGGAAGTTCTCCATCGTGTTCCACTCATTGCCTGACATGCTTCCCCAGAAGATGCCTGCGGCGGCGCGGATGGCGGTGGTGCCTTTGCCGGTAGGATCGAAGGCAAAGCCGAAGCGCGGCGAGAGATGTCCGATGCGCACGGGGATGATGCCGCGTGTCACGCCAGCGTCTCCGGGGAAGAGCTGGCCGACAGGTGCTGCGGTGTAGACAGAGGACTGGCGGCCGGCGACGTACGTCGTCTCCTTGTTCTCCGGATCAGTAGGCGGCGTTTGAACGTCCCAGCGGAGGCCAAGGTTCAGCGTGAGTCGCGGCAGAACGCGCCAGTCGTCCTGGAGGAAGAGCGACGCGTTCCAGCTATTGGTAGAGCCTGTTACTGGAGAGGCCTGCGCCACGGAACTGGGGATGCCGATGAGGAAATCGGCGAAAGCGTTCGAGTGCTTCACGCCGGCGATGGTCGCACTGGTGACCGTGCCACCGAAGCTGAAGGTCCCGTAGTTCGCCTGCGTGACCGCTTGCTCGTCTTTGTCCAGCGAGAGTTCGCCGCCGAAACGCAGCGAATGCTTGCCGTGGGTGAAGCTCACCAGGTCGCGAAGGGCATAGAAGTTCGTACCTGCCTTGGGGCCGGCCACCGCATTGCCGAGTGTGAAGAAGTTCGTCACGGTAATCTGCGGCAGCGCCTTTGGACCTTGGATCGCAAAGGTAGAACCTAGGTCGCCGAGCGAGGTCTGCGGCGTATTGACGCGTGCGCCCAGGTTGCGGGTATAGCTCACCCATGCCTGGTTCACCAGCGTGGGTGTGATGGTCCACGTGTGATTGATGATGGCGTTCTGTTGACGCCAGATATAAGCGGTCTGCGACCACGGAAGGTTCGTGGCCGAGGCATTCGCGACGGCAGCGCTGTGGCCGCTCGTGTTGAAGTACATCACGCTGAGCCGCTGCATCGGAGTGAGCTGCTCGTCGACCTTGGCGAGGAACTCGTCGGAGACATAAGGAACGGAGACGAAGCCCTTCCAGACGGTCTGTCCTGCTGGAAGCGTCGGAATGTAGCGGTTGATGATGGTGCTGGCGACCTGATCGATACGGTTGGCGCAGATGACGCCGGTGCGACCATTGCAGACGAAGACTTGCTTCGTGAGCGGATCAACGGGCTGTGAGGCCGCGGGATCCGCCGAGAAGTCGCCAGCGCGCTCTGCTTCTGTCGGCACGACGGCGGTGTTCATCAGCGTGCTCGTGGTTTGGCGCAGACCCGCGTAGGAGCCGAAGAAGAAGGTGCGATCTTTGCGGATGGGCCCGCCGATGGCGCCGCCGAACTGGTGACGATTGAGCGGTGCGGTCGCAAGACCCGAGGAACCCCATTGCTTCGCGGCCAGGGCATCATTGCGATAGAACTCGAAGAGGCTTCCGTGAAACTTGTTCGTTCCTGAACGGGTGACTGCGTTCACGATGCCATTGGGAAAGCGCCCAAACTCTGCGCTGTAACCGTTGGTCTGCACACGGAATTCGGCGAGTGCATCGGGGTTCGGCAGAATGTTGCCGGTGTTGCGCAGACCCGTGAGGTTCGGTGCGCCATCGAGGAAGTAGTTGACCGAGCCCGTGCCGGCGTCCGAGCCGCCATTGATGATGGTGCGCTGCTCGGGGTAGCCAAGCACGATCGAGTTCTGGTTGGACTGTACGCCAGGCACGATATCCAGCAGGGTGTAGGGATTGCGGTCCACGAGCGGAAGATCGACGATCTCTCGCTCGCTGATGGTGCTGGCGATCTCACCGTTGCTGGTGTTCACCAGTGGAAGATCATTGGTCACGGTCACCGACTCGGTGGTTTCACCCACGGTGAGCGCAACGTTCGTGGTGGCGATCTG
Protein-coding regions in this window:
- a CDS encoding alpha-L-rhamnosidase-related protein, producing MKRLNRREALQGVAGSLVLGSLTPNALAAALQTAATPAAAKPPMDARHAAFLAKAQALIPQLNEAILKPVAMVEPVADEKEYQRWRMPVSGTVADAEARLMQHGDAVTLDFGRHMTGYFSFDIEGVGLNIDSPARLELRFGEVPGDIAEPFYPYHGSLSESWLPIDSVDIENLPQTHKIERRHAFRWVQIKVVSNSNAYKVRLKNFRAKAITAAKKTPPPAPASAPEMLRRIDEVSLATLRDCMLTVFEDGPRRDQRLWLGDLRVQALVNYVSFQNYELVKRSIYLLAAFPEDSGLLRACVFEKPEPHRSNNTILDYAALFVPTLLEYAHASGDVATAKDLYPVAKLQLELLSKNVNAEGLFVDPKNIWIFIDWRKDLDKTGCVQGVMIYSYRKAIELAKLTGHHEDIAGYEERIRLMTDAAVKNFWDKEQRVFVSGPKRQVSWATQAWLGLAEVVSKEDGAHALLTATQSPDAIPPAAPYLYHYVTEAMILGGEKDAALKMMDSYWGGMVRVGADTFWEVYDPKNSKASPYGDVHINSFCHAWSCGPAYLLRKYYWNMSGGKV
- a CDS encoding glycoside hydrolase family 127 protein — its product is MTHIHRRDFLSLSLLAVLDAAIAQPSLAQPAPAATNHAAFKELPANAITADGWLKLYLNRQADTLGYALADTSWPFDAPYWQGEEQCPSWWPWEQVAYWVDGAVRCALTTGDAKLLDRALQRIRYTLSHANGSYLGPQYMRDGAQDYNRWPHAIFFRALTVLSDNGTLQNIPEILSSFYLSAQDGYDIAARNTVNVETMLWCYERTGNPALLAMAEPAWHGYVTGKPHDAADLNHEAVYGGGPIKAHGVTYAEMAKLPAILYAHTGNPEYLKFALAAQQRIFTHHMLVDGIPSTTEHFGATTSLDSHETCDITDHTWTWGYLLEATGDGLWADRIERACFNAGMGAIRKDWKGLQYFSCPNQVVASETSNHNKLKHGNYWMAYQPNPGRGTACCGGNVHRLFPNYALRMWMTTTDGGLVATLYGANSVTTRLGEAKTRVTVQQRTRYPFADTIEFLIHPEKPTTFGLKLRIPAWCDAPQLSLNGHDLAMPAIEHGFITLHRRFTAGTLVRLRLPMKTRQLTTIDGGVAYECGPLVYSLPIDAQWSSHVVEKWTTAAYPSWDAHARSAWNYALDEQPAPQLERTADVDDPWMHPPCSLTVQATALPHWTTADPADATGDRLTPPLPPRDAANAQNAKAKLRLVPLGSTELRLTVFPKV
- a CDS encoding beta-N-acetylhexosaminidase, which translates into the protein MDTRATAQIGRTLQRIGRSIRSLLFFTVFAVGLHAQTPQALMPLPAAMHLNAEHLAITPGFATKVEGYDEPRLHRATERFLRVLSRRTGITVWDAAHPNATLLLKISGPSAPAQTATEDESYRLEITGANITITAANPLGAMHGLQTLLQLVQLDAHGFYIPAGTIEDHPRFAWRGLMLDTSRHFMPIEVIERNLDGMEAVKLNVFHWHLSDDQGFRAESHVLPHLTEAASDGLFYTQQQMREVVEYARDRGIRVIPEFDMPGHTSAVLAAYPELGSSDGPYRIERKWGIFDPALDPTREETFRFIDKLVAEMAAIFPDAYFHIGGDECNGKEWNANPRIREFMREHHLTDDRALQGYFSSRVQTIVAAHGKTAVGWEEILQPQTASDVVIQSWHGAKSLATAAGSNHAAILSKGYYLDLNLSASSHHAIDPLAGEVKQLTPSEQAHIIGGEAAMWTEYISSETVDSRIWPRGAAVAERLWSPPALLDDDIDFYRRLASLSTLLELYGLHHRSSYNEMLARIANGQDVAPLRVLGDVEEPPKQHDRAHLGQYTSFTPLNRMVDAISPESDTGRQFTALCRRILEGKATADEIAQAEALLHLWQQNDSRLRPLLAASALSDDLAASSSALSDAASIGVEALHAVTRKLPTTNAWRAQSLQSLEADAKPHGAMLLSNVEAIRTLVLASSGSDKLLPTPAR
- a CDS encoding TonB-dependent receptor — its product is MRRVYSTLLMVCLFCISMASSYAQVTTATIVGHVTDSSGGAVPKASVITTNLDTGDARTAVANSSGEFRAEFLPAGNYSVQISASGYKTYVQTGITLSVGQIATTNVALTVGETTESVTVTNDLPLVNTSNGEIASTISEREIVDLPLVDRNPYTLLDIVPGVQSNQNSIVLGYPEQRTIINGGSDAGTGSVNYFLDGAPNLTGLRNTGNILPNPDALAEFRVQTNGYSAEFGRFPNGIVNAVTRSGTNKFHGSLFEFYRNDALAAKQWGSSGLATAPLNRHQFGGAIGGPIRKDRTFFFGSYAGLRQTTSTLMNTAVVPTEAERAGDFSADPAASQPVDPLTKQVFVCNGRTGVICANRIDQVASTIINRYIPTLPAGQTVWKGFVSVPYVSDEFLAKVDEQLTPMQRLSVMYFNTSGHSAAVANASATNLPWSQTAYIWRQQNAIINHTWTITPTLVNQAWVSYTRNLGARVNTPQTSLGDLGSTFAIQGPKALPQITVTNFFTLGNAVAGPKAGTNFYALRDLVSFTHGKHSLRFGGELSLDKDEQAVTQANYGTFSFGGTVTSATIAGVKHSNAFADFLIGIPSSVAQASPVTGSTNSWNASLFLQDDWRVLPRLTLNLGLRWDVQTPPTDPENKETTYVAGRQSSVYTAAPVGQLFPGDAGVTRGIIPVRIGHLSPRFGFAFDPTGKGTTAIRAAAGIFWGSMSGNEWNTMENFQPYSLNFTFTNAATTTGATLSDPYRNLTGGNPFPFSRGWVTGASMTGVALGYNAPYTIALNASVQQQMTKTLGLQVAYVGSLGHDLPFATDVNYPVPSATATNASANVLARRPNPKFGQIALINSDQRSNYHSLQASVNQRLAFGLQFSGYYIWSKSISSVDLQQAVANSGAQDYSKLSAERGLTSNDTRNSVAISLIWDPHVRAADRFVRATVNGWRVSAITKLRSGQPFTILNGVDANLDGSSSYDRAQLVGDPHVDRPLPSRWFNTAAFAQNAVTTGKPVDGSSPRNFLEGPAFRDVDMSLVRSFPLLRKTRLEVRGDATNILNIASYSTPSQNGRTVSSSLFGQISTANTVRTLQVGAKLLF